The following proteins come from a genomic window of Lolium rigidum isolate FL_2022 chromosome 5, APGP_CSIRO_Lrig_0.1, whole genome shotgun sequence:
- the LOC124656848 gene encoding wall-associated receptor kinase 3-like → MAMRPSMWAALLLPVLVLADSLALQPPATGCQTSCGGVDVPFPFGIGPGCFLPGFQIECINGSTPMLPDDSYEIKVLNLSVMPRPEARVMLHIAFQCYDTTDGSAKDGASFRSAVIKSAYRISDTRNELVVLGCTTFGFTSSGPWGRRDSSFASGCLAYCDNDGSAMDGSCVGIGCCRVEIPPGLTDNTVFFLNDSASTWSHQGLGFSPCDYGFMVEKNTYDFRVSDLNMDGSSTTKPLVLDWAIRSSNVSSSVDNMTCTEVKGTPEYACLSDNSQCLNSTNGPGYICNCTQGYWGNPYLIGGCKGISLGLFVLIVALLLAFIMLQKRRLDDLFEKNGGEMLKNVKGLTIFTKDGLSKITNDNEEFIGKGNFGNVYKGTLPDKTVVAVKASIKVDEATKAEFVQEVEIQTHMIHKNILKLIGCCLEVDVPMLIYEFAANGSLQEVLHDKKNQVLSLDSRLDIAIGSAEGLKYMHSYATQSIRHGDVKPDNILLDENLTPKISDFGLSKLLKEEYVAKVVVGCMGYIDPVFMKTGLLTQKSDVYSFGAVLLEIITGKRNVYDQKRSLIIEYRKVYENENRGTPMFDIDIATEENISTLEQIGKLAIDCLKEDIEDRPDMTEVAEQLVMIRRNKKSIDNTNADNWEHYQI, encoded by the exons ATGGCCATGCGTCCATCAATGTGGGCGGCACTCTTGCTGCCTGTGCTGGTTCTCGCCGATAGCCTGGCTCTCCAGCCGCCCGCGACAGGCTGCCAGACGAGCTGCGGCGGCGTGGACGTCCCCTTCCCGTTCGGCATCGGACCCGGCTGCTTCCTGCCGGGCTTCCAGATCGAGTGCATCAACGGTAGCACGCCGATGCTCCCGGACGATAGCTACGAAATCAAGGTCCTGAACCTGAGCGTGATGCCGCGACCGGAAGCCCGGGTGATGCTGCACATCGCGTTCCAGTGCTACGACACCACCGACGGGTCCGCCAAGGACGGCGCATCTTTTAGAAGCGCCGTGATCAAGTCCGCGTACCGCATCTCCGACACGAGGAACGAGCTCGTCGTCCTCGGCTGCACCACCTTCGGTTTCACCAGCAGCGGGCCGTGGGGGCGCCGCGATTCCAGCTTCGCCAGCGGGTGCTTGGCCTACTGCGACAACGACGGGAGCGCCATGGACGGCTCTTGCGTGGGCATCGGCTGCTGCCGGGTCGAAATCCCGCCGGGGCTCACCGACAACACCGTATTCTTTTTGAATGACAGTGCCAGCACTTGGTCGCACCAGGGCCTGGGCTTCAGCCCCTGCGACTACGGATTCATGGTGGAGAAGAACACCTACGACTTCCGGGTGTCCGACCTCAATATGGACGGGAGCTCCACCACCAAGCCGCTGGTGCTCGACTGGGCGATCCGCAGCAGCAACGTCAGCTCCTCCGTCGACAACATGACCTGCACCGAGGTGAAAGGCACGCCGGAGTACGCCTGCCTCAGCGACAACAGCCAGTGCCTCAACTCCACCAATGGCCCCGGCTACATCTGCAATTGTACCCAGGGCTACTGGGGCAACCCATACCTTATCGGCGGATGCAAAG GCATCAGTCTAGGACTATTCGTACTTATTGTCGCGCTGCTTCTAGCATTCATTATGCTCCAAAAGAGAAGATTGGATGACCTTTTTGAAAAGAATGGAGGTGAGATGCTTAAAAATGTGAAAGGTCTCACAATTTTCACAAAAGATGGACTAAGCAAAATCACAAACGATAACGAAGAGTTTATTGGAAAAGGTAACTTTGGCAATGTTTACAAAGGAACTCTTCCTGACAAAACCGTGGTAGCAGTCAAGGCCTCTATCAAGGTAGATGAAGCTACAAAGGCGGAATTTGTTCAAGAAGTTGAGATCCAGACACATATGATCCACAAGAACATCCTTAAGCTTATTGGTTGCTGCCTGGAGGTGGACGTTCCAATGTTGATCTATGAGTTCGCAGCAAATGGTAGCCTCCAAGAAGTCCTACATGATAAAAAGAATCAAGTACTCTCCTTAGACTCACGTTTGGACATTGCAATTGGCTCTGCAGAAGGGTTAAAATATATGCATAGTTATGCAACTCAATCCATAAGACACGGTGATGTCAAGCCAGACAACATACTTCTTGATGAAAATTTGACACCAAAAATCTCGGATTTTGGGTTGTCCAAACTACTGAAAGAAGAATATGTCGCGAAGGTTGTGGTTGGGTGCATGGGTTACATAGACCCGGTATTCATGAAAACTGGCCTTTTGACACAAAAGAGTGATGTGTACAGTTTTGGGGCAGTTTTGTTGGAGATTATTACAGGGAAGAGAAATGTGTATGACCAGAAACGGAGTCTAATTATTGAGTACCGCAAAGTTTATGAAAATGAAAATCGTGGGACACCCATGTTCGACATTGACATTGCAACAGAAGAAAATATCTCAACCCTTGAACAAATTGGCAAGCTAGCAATAGATTGTCTAAAGGAAGACATAGAAGATCGGCCAGATATGACAGAGGTTGCCGAACAACTTGTGATGATAAGGAGAAACAAGAAGTCCATAGACAATACGAATGCTGACAATTGGGAACATTACCAGATATAA